The Castanea sativa cultivar Marrone di Chiusa Pesio chromosome 4, ASM4071231v1 sequence AGCTACCATTGTGAGAAAAAGTCTCCATGTTCTTGGTCTGAAACTGATTAGTGATTAGCTTCACCAATTTTGTTTGCAATGAGGTTGATGAACCAAAATGGCTTATGCTGGATTGGCTGTTAGTGTTTCAAACTCACACCAAACTATGTTGAATTTAGTCTCACGCTTCCAACCTAAATGAAAATTACATCATAAGCTACTGCTTCAAGAGCTCTCGTGAAAGTTGAGGGATCTAGACAAGGCTGCAGGGTTTGCCAGCAACGCCGGAGAATGTTCAGATATGTGATTCTTCTCCTCACCTTTTGATTGAAAGGCCTTAAACATTCCTCCCTTACTGATTGATTCATTCTTGATTCCAAGTGTTGTCCATATAGAACTCTTTGCAGCTTCACTTGGGTCATCAATCCTCAAAGTTTTTGGTACCAAAACACAACCGTTTTTCTGTTTTGGCGACTCCTCTTTCTCCAAATTATCTGGTTTAAGCATGTCTCCTTCTCTTGAGTGCTTCCCCAGTGTTGGAGAATTGGGATTGGAGCTCGGAGACTTTTGGTTTGAAGAAGATTGAGGGGACAGCCAAGGAATGCTCCAAGTTCCTGGGACACCACAGTTCCAGTAAGCAGCCGGATAGAAGGACATAGGAAATCCTGGAGGGCAGAAAGCTGGTGGGGGTACTGCAGAATTCCATGGATAAGGCCATGGAACACCAGGAAGGCATGGAATTTGATGAGGGAAGCCATTAATGCTTTGGGCAAATGGTTCTCGAGGGAAATGTTTTCCTCCTTCCTCCATTGAATTTGAAACTGTAATAGACGATCCGCTTGCGCTATCATCACCATTTTCTCCACGTTTGCCAGGAACTggaattctttgttcttcgaaACTATGAAGCCCATTCCGGGTACCATTCAAAACCTTATTGTCTGCAAGATTTAAGACAGAAGCCATGGAATCACAAATGGGTGCATCTATGCCAAAGCTAAGGACTCTACCATTGCTTTTATATGAGGGCTGGTGAGTTCCATTTGGAGCATCAACTCTAGCTGCTTGGAGAGCCTCTGAGATGGTGATGTGGCGATAATGTGAGGTAGAGTTCTTGTTCTTGCGGCGTCCAGCTCCCACTGGCACATTCCTCATGGTACCACCTGCAGTCCAGTATCTTTGACAAGCTTTGCAGAAATGGCGTGGCTGATTAACATTGTAATTGTTATAATAACAGAATTTTGTGTCCATGCTATTGCAGCGAGGGCAGGGAAGAATTTTATCCGGCTTCTTCAGGATTTTCTCTTGTGAGTTGGTTGTTTCACTCTGATCTTTCTCGGTCTTGGCGATTTTTGATTTTCCATGTTCTTCCTCTATAGAGGGTGTTTTAGGATTCACATTTCCATCAGGCAATCTTTCCAAATCGGTTGGCTCTTCTGCATTCGAAGGAGGATCATCGTCTTGTTCTCTAGTCTCACTGCCTTCTGCTGTTGGATCCTGCAAGTAGAACatagttttcctttttataagTAACTAAATACAAGTACTATAAAACATTATGACTATTTTCCAAAGATAAGCCTGATCAATATGATAGTACCAACATCAGAGTACATgcaacaaaaaagaagtaaGATGAACTTAGGAATTCACAATGGTGTTTCTTCCTTTGTCTATTTAAAATCTGTTCTTTGTAACACTCTTGTTGTAAATGTGTGATtcatcttatcaaaaaaaaaaaagtgggattCTTTTGACACAATCCAAGCATTAGAGACTTCCAGAAATTTAGAGTAGCCAATCACCTCCTTAGAGTCAAAGTATGTTGggtaaattttagaaatttagagAAAAGTCAAGTTTTACATCGCTGCTACGCAATTGActaaggactaaaaaaaaagttcctacTTTTGTAGGGTTTGGGAGAGATGATtgatagacaaatttaccccaAATCTTTTTGGAGAGGTTGATTTTTGGACTTGAACCCGcaatccccctttttttttttgtgtgggtgtGGGGTTGTCAGAAACTCAACAGGGAAACACTACCAACCAACTGTCAAACAAATCAACCTAAGAAATAGACCCAGTTAGTGGATTTTAAAATGGTTGTGTtaacaataaatgttaattCCTTATTAGTTATAACTAAAGGATCTCCCTGGCTCTAGAAGAACTTGACAAATAAGCACAAAAATGGGAAAGTACTAAATTAAACCAGGGAATCTGGAAAactagaattaatttaaaaccTTATAAATTGATTAATAGGAAATGGAATTTATGTTATATGAAAAAGTGAATTCAAATTATCCTTAAAATGGTTTAAAAAGTCATTACAAAAGTTTGAATAATTATCAAGAACAGTaccaaacttttgaaaaaagaaaaaggacttgGTATGAAGTATGTAATAATCATGGTTAAAAACTAGTGGTTGAATAAGAATTGAGAAAGGAAATCAAAGTTTTAGATTCTTATGCCATAAAGTTTTTAGCTTTAAAAATAAGTGGAACTCACCCAAGCTCAACTGAGTAGGAATTTAGCTTTCCCTACTCCCCATTTTCGAATAATCAAACACGCAAATTCATTTCTTACATTTCTCAGCTTCTAAACATTAAAgtctaaaaacttttttttttttttttaaacactaaaatcaaatcaaaatagaagaaatttaaaaaaaaaaaaaaaaaaaaaacaaacaaacaaacaaactttgaAAAGCAAACCtcaaaaccaccaaaaaaaggaaaaaagaaaaaaagaagtaccAGTAACAATTATACCACAACCACTATAGCATGGTCATTAAAGATAAAAGTGAGAAAAAGTAAAACCGACCCACCAATTGTTTTAACATTCTAACAAATGGGTCATCCTCAAAATTTCATAAAACCCTGTAATTGAATTTTCAGTCACCGTACCTTCTCTTCTTTatcatcttcttcttgttcttcataatcatcatcataatcttcctcttcttcttcttcttcttcttctactactACTTCAACTCTGCCACACTTTTCCTTCTCCAAATAACTCACCAACAGCACCTCATCAGTTTCAGCAGTCAAGGGGATCTTCTTGCCAAAGAGCTTGATGGTGGGgtctttattttcttgcatttttttcttggcaaccaaacaggGGAAAGGGgagacccaaaaaaacaaaaaaaagcgCGTAGAAAATCCGGTTTTTTcgttaagagagaaaaaaggggTGTTGGGTGTTGGTATCTCAGTTGGCATTAGACGTACGTCGTTTATGTTTTTGATCTCGTTTAATCCAAAAGGTGGATGCCACGTCAGCACTAGAGTGTGATTCTCAGCCACAAGTTCTTGTGGCCTctattagattttctttttcttctttttctttcccaaatattttttttgattctctttcttttgtgttgCACACAGATTTTTGGTACACCAAAGTTTAAAAAGTGAGTCCTTGTCAGcattttttggttgttgaaaTCTTTTGGGGTATAGAGATTTGGCTGCGGCTAGGGACGTGGAAGGGTTTGATTGCTGGTAACATGGATAAAACTGTCCTTGAGTTTGTGAAGTTTACTTGTTTAGAGGTCTTTCAATATTTTGGTCAAGATGCACACCCttagtgtgatggtcactccacaagtataagtgcttgtgggggtGTGGGGGACaaaggccggggttcaagtctccaggagggagtttcacacacatatacacctagattatgctagagtagaaattctatcttgtataaaatatatatatatttttttttggtccagGTCTTACCCTGTGACTTGGCCATATCAACCGGCCtggaacaaaacaaattttgtaattaattatctcttatttattgtcctttttttcttaaaattctaaGATAGATAGAGCACTAGCATCCAAGAATGGGAACCGGTTGCTATTTTATCATCTAAGaacctattttatttattatatcaattcattttacaatacaccctacattataatttttatttttacatataacccattaaaataatataaaaaaccaaCTTTCACTAATTTCGATCTCTCTTCCTATCTCTCTCTTAGCCACCTACTACCACCATAGAGCAACCCTACAACACCACCTACCACCTGCTGATCAACCAAATCGCACCACCCACCATCACCGCTGAGCAATTCTAACCTAAACCCAATACCCAACTCACCAAACACCTAAACTGAAAGTCACTAAAcacccaaacaaaacccaaaaccaaaacctaAAGGCATCGCCACCACCAACCTGAACAAAACCCAACCACCTTCGTAAACCCATAGTGAGTCATAAACCCATAGTGAGTCGTAAACCCATAGTGAACCcatctccaccaccaccacagtAACcctccatcaccaccaccatcaacctGCAAATGCACCGatactcacaaaaaaaaaaaaaaatcaaagcaaaacccaaacccaaacccaatttgagagagagaattagagagaattGGAGTGAGGCTAATCTTTAGTTCATCGATGCTGATTGTCCACACCGTCGACATCGATCTCCAGTCCATGTTGTTGACACTGATTTGAGAGAGAGGCTAATTTGAGAGAGAGCCACCGAAacaaagagagggagagaaagatgGGAAATGAGATTGAGAAAAGAGGAGAGGAGTATTGTGtgattgaaagagagagaaagatgagatcttttaataaaataatatttttttagtttacatCCTCAGCTACAATAGGTTTTAAATATAAGAACCAACTATTCATAGGTGCTAAAAATATTTAGCAACCCATACCTCGGATGTGACTATTTTTGGGTTGTTggttgctaaaatagcaattgGAGGGGTTCttataccccccccccccaatgcGAGTGCTCTTAGAGCATTTACATTAGACTGTACACACTTTTTGCTAAATTAAtcaaaaacttcttctttttttcctaggTTAGCAAGTGCATTTTCAATACATATACACTAGACTCAATACTCTAGTGCATTCACATTGGAGGTTCTTTTTTAGCAAATAAGTTATTTTAactctctaaacccaaaaaaccatACTTTATCCGAGTTGCTATTTATAGCATCTACTATAGcaattacttaaaaataaaaaatcaattttttattaactctctctctctctcgatctctctcgatccTCCAATAAAATATTCACACAAATCTCTCTTCTCACTgcatctctctcctctctctctctctctctctatgtggTTCGTTGTTCCGATTTGGTTTTTGATGGCAGTGGTTCAGTGGCGATTGTTTGTGAGTTCGATTTGGATTGTAGGGTCGTGGGTCATGGGTCATGGGTCATGGTGGTTCCAATTTGCAAGGGTCCAATTATCATGAGTTTTGTAAGTCTCGGTGGCtagtgtttgtgtttgtgtttttttttttttttttttcgttttgttgttgttgttgttgttgttttttttttttttctttccttctgcCCATGGTGGTGAtgtggttgtgggtttgggttATGGTGGCTGGTAGTTATTTTAATGGTTATTTTAATAGGCTTTGCGATGGTGGTTGTTGGGTTGTGTTAATTGGTTATGGCTGTTGTTGTGATGACTGGTTATGGTAGTAGGTGGTTGCTTGAATTTTTGTGGAATTgtttgatattattttaatgggtgtttatattatttttatgggtGATGTGCTAAAGTAAGAGATGTTATGTAGGATGTATTATTAAGTaaagtgttaaaatagataaaataactttttgaattaatgaaaactaaattttttagcaccATGTGAATACTCTtatatcatttaattatttaaattattttctgtctattatttctctttctacaGCCACCCCCTCACATCTTTTTTAGTGCATCAAGCCATCATGGACGCAAATACCAAGAACATACCAATCAAACTTCGATTGTACCAAATCTAACTTCATTCACCACCACTCATGTGATCACCGACCAACTTAGGCTGCTCTAGCTTTGATCACACCAAACTAGAGCTTTGTTCACCATTACTCTGTCACTCATTATCCAACTTGAGCTCTGGTATGGTGGTATGCAGGGATGGAGCCACTGTTGGAATAGGGGGGCAATAGCCCCccactattttaaaaaatatatattattaaatatatatatatgtgtactaattttagcaattttgttttataaaattacattttgctcCCCTTAGATAAcaccattgatttttttaagagtaatgttatactcataaacttttttacaatatttttacaaactgttttgatagtaaattcttattagttcatGTATAGGTTTACcatttacatcatttttttacttacaaaTAATTACTTATTACATTagcaaattataaaaaagtttgcagctctagcattttctttattttagtgactacaaaaaatttatagatttaaaatttaaaacaaaatttacaagCCCAAcaaaaattagctcaacaacaaaaattatcaatagtaaaataaagaaaatattaagccCAATCAACCAATATTATCCAAAATcctatcctttaaaaaattctaagcaAAAAGAATTTTGTTCTtacccacacacaaaaaaaaaacaaaaaaaaaaagcctcagcAGTTAAGTAGTAGCAGAGTCAGAGATTGAAACCGCCACACACAGCCAACAGTAAAACCGTTCCCTAATTCAAAGTTCTAGCTCCATCCCTAGTGGCATGCATCATAATGGTTTGATCTGCTTTGAAAGCTTTGAACTCTCTAAAGCTTCTATCTGTGACATGAGAGAGATGTGAGAGTAAAGACACTAGGATCAAtgtgagccaaaaaaaaaaaagcttttttgatgaacaatatttcaataatattgttaattcttttttgatagTTTGTTGAGTCTGAAGTGGagtatttttttagttggtTATGTATTAACTAAAAGTAGCATTTGTTGAGCATGTTATCAATGCTCTTTCAATAATGGAGAGGGAAGATTCAAACCCTAGTCCTCAATAATTAAACTTAAAAGAGAGCATGACATGGCGTTGAGTTACAAAGTTTATCCATGGttcaaactatttttttctttttacttgtattttaattagtttaacttattaagttttttaaagACAAACAATGAATTTAAGATCGAATTTTGTTtgcaacaaaaagaaattaattgatTTCTAGACATATTAATAAGGAGCAATAATCATAACACAAATACTCAAGTGCTTGTGGGGCGTGGGAGTAAAGGTTTGGGTTCAAATTTctaggagagagtttcacacatatacacttaaattaaattagagtaaaatttttatattgtttagAAAAAAATCTTATCATATCTATTAAAAAGATctatttttattacattaaatAAACACAAGATTTTGTAACTCATGAACCCGGAGACTCACTCCTGTGAGTGTCTGTTTGGTGATGAGTCCctgtcactctctctctctctctatgtatatatagataaggGGGAAAAAGCCCCTTTATAGGCCATGGCTTTTATGAATCTTTAATGGCAGTGGACCATGCTCTTTAATCGTTGACAATGACTGGATTAAGAATAATGTGCTTAGTTTAGTCTagcactttttcttttcttctgcCAAACTGCAACATTAGGTTACACATATGATATACCCTCTTTAACTTATTCAATTTTGTTAACTGGGAATTAAGTTAAACTTGCCAACAATGATTTTCTTTGATCTAAATAAGCCTAACTAAGAGTTCCTCGTGACCCTAAAGTTTAATTTATGTATTAATGTATATTACTTTATAAAGTATATATATGGAAGCATTACTTATGtgttaataatataaatcatttgTACCACATTTTGTAttccaccaatcacaacttgtcataagtttatttattttcattttaaattttagctattttataaggaaagtaaaacaaatacattGCAAGTTGTGATTAGTAAAATATAAAGTGGAACAAAAAAACTGATACAAATGATCTATATTCGTCAGTTTACACTACAAAATATACCAAATTTGGTTTCAGCATCATGGAGAGACCAAGTGAGCTCAAGGATAAATCTCGATTTCAAGAATATGTTCGATCGTGTAACTCCAGTTTGACATTCTTGCAGGCTCATAACGTAGTGGTGTTTCTATGAGTTTGCAATGGCTTAAGATAATTaaattccttacacaaattcataatttgtTTGTAATGTTGCTATTGCCTTTTAGTTGAATGGAAATATGTTGCTTTCCTATAAGCCACGGCCCACCTTCAAGTCTTTATTGATGGAAGTGCAATCTTAACTATGCAAAAGCCATAACCAACatcaataatttgaaatttacatgATGTCTTCCATATACATGTCAATCCTGACTGTAGAGCTTTATAATCCAGAGTCTTACCTACCAGCTTGATGATGACACTCGAATTTTATGGGACTAAATTGAAATGGAAGTTCATCTTCTCCAGAAtctaaaattagggtttcaaaaGAAACATACCTTGATtcgttaaatttttttttttttttttttgaatttctcttaaaaaattccaacaacttGACTTGCTTGAAACATTCTTGATCTTCACCTCAACGATTATTATATTGGCTAAGCTAAGAGAGTGGGCtctttttgttgagaatctaAACCCTACTTGTGTAAACCAACTCCACTCAACTccccctctctccctctctaatCAAACTGATCATTCGGATTTTTCTCAACTATTTACTCTTATATGCATGTGACTCTTGATGAGCTTAGCAAGGGTCAAAGCTGGCTAGCCCAATAAGGGCTTTATCAAAGCTTGAGGTGGcagcaaaagagaaaaataaaatcctaaccccaatgagccttagacctCCGGTTATCTTATAACAAACCCAAAATTACTATTAACCATATATATTCCATCGTACTTGTTGCACTATTGATTAATATTTACTTAATTAAGATATTCCTTGACTACCTTAGATTGTATTTAACCCCTCTATGAAATCATCCACAGTGAAATAAAGTCATAAATTACCGTCACTCTGTTCACACTACATCTTAAGTTCTTGAGTCCCCAGTTTAATCTCTTAATTATTCTTATATTCATTTCATGAAATATAAACTTTGgcaacttcttactaaagtggttgggcacACATACTCAGAATAATCAATTCCTATTAATTCTATCTCAAGTGGATGTTTCGTATCTCTTATTGAAATTATAGATTCCTCTTAAGCAATATTATTTCTACAACACTACATGCGATTACCCAACATATTGAAGTATTGACCATACAAAATCTCACTTCAACAAAAATCAAAGCAACCTAAACTTTATGTTTGAGATCACCATCCCCTCAAGACAAATTAAGAGTTGATGCATATAGCAATTATATGAATATTTGTTccgtaaagttgtgatttacaactatgtttttattggttttaattccatgtcaaatttgattgtatttattCAATCTTTTCCCTGTAtatttgtgggatttaatgtaagggtTAAGTGTGAGAGTTTGGTGAAGAATTGTGAAAACAGTGAAGTTCATGACTGGCTCGCAACTAGCTCGCGAGTGAACAACCCGCAAAAGGCCACGTGAGATGCACATGCTGGAATCTGAATAGTCTTTAAGCTAGGTTGGATTTCGTGAGTCACTTTGGACTTGGTCAAGTCACAAGTGACCCATGAAACTCTGcctaaaactttttaaagtgtgtttttctcatttatttacCCACAATATATAAGCTCACATTACCCACGCAATTGTAAGGAGACTTTCAGAGAGAAAATCCTAGCAAAACACTTAAGAGTTAGAAAATTGtaaacccacaatcatctacacaaattctcttagttttcctttactcctacctctctaattataaatccttgagaggtccttagcccaaacacttacatCACCCAATCTTAGAGTTGTGAGAAGTTTTGGTACATAtgagaagcattggaagaagccattgatTGGCAGATGCAATTTGGAGCTAATTACGGGATTCAAATAGTTAGTGAAGACATAACTCAGTGAAGCTCGTTGGTAGCTGGAACTTAGAGAGTTCAagtactttgggtaaattaggcttggagggtcttattgatatttttgtactccaactttattcactaGTAGATTGATTCGGCTTGGAGAGCCACAGAGAGATTTTTCACTgagtacttcggtttcctcCTCAATAACATATCTCgatattatcttgtgtttgcatctcgcTTCCCTTCTCTTTAAACTTTACATTTATTGCTTATTGTACATGCTTATGCTTTAGAGAGTTGTTCTGGTTTCATTGACACTTACTCTT is a genomic window containing:
- the LOC142631671 gene encoding cyclic dof factor 3; translation: MPTEIPTPNTPFFSLNEKTGFSTRFFLFFWVSPFPCLVAKKKMQENKDPTIKLFGKKIPLTAETDEVLLVSYLEKEKCGRVEVVVEEEEEEEEEDYDDDYEEQEEDDKEEKDPTAEGSETREQDDDPPSNAEEPTDLERLPDGNVNPKTPSIEEEHGKSKIAKTEKDQSETTNSQEKILKKPDKILPCPRCNSMDTKFCYYNNYNVNQPRHFCKACQRYWTAGGTMRNVPVGAGRRKNKNSTSHYRHITISEALQAARVDAPNGTHQPSYKSNGRVLSFGIDAPICDSMASVLNLADNKVLNGTRNGLHSFEEQRIPVPGKRGENGDDSASGSSITVSNSMEEGGKHFPREPFAQSINGFPHQIPCLPGVPWPYPWNSAVPPPAFCPPGFPMSFYPAAYWNCGVPGTWSIPWLSPQSSSNQKSPSSNPNSPTLGKHSREGDMLKPDNLEKEESPKQKNGCVLVPKTLRIDDPSEAAKSSIWTTLGIKNESISKGGMFKAFQSKGEEKNHISEHSPALLANPAALSRSLNFHESS